From the Theobroma cacao cultivar B97-61/B2 chromosome 2, Criollo_cocoa_genome_V2, whole genome shotgun sequence genome, one window contains:
- the LOC18607414 gene encoding probable flavin-containing monooxygenase 1, which yields MERQVAIVGAGISGLLACKYTLSKGFHPVVFESQRSVGGVWTQTLETIRLQTPKSVYQFSDFPWPSSVTDDFPTQHDVFDYVKAYAQHFDLLKHIKFNTKVAGIEYEGPPDEEMRSWSLWGGTGEPFSSKGKWKVIVEDLESLSTEIYLVDFVIICVGRFSGLPNIPEFPPNKGPEAFRGKVIHSMDYAAMDNEKAAEFIKGKRVIVVGFQKSALDIAMECTVANGVENPCTVFYRTAHWNVPDYLPWGFQLGYMYFNRFSELMVHKPGEGLLLGLLATILAPLRWSYSKFVESDIKRKLRLAKHGMVPTHSFLHDISSCLISTVPEKFYDKVEEGKIKLKKAPSFSFCHNGVLVEGETTPVEADVVIMATGFKGEKKLRDIFVSQTFQDYIAGSPDAAIPLYRECIQPHIPQLAVIGFSESVSNLYTSEIRCRWLAELLDGTFKLPSIKEMEKDVTKWDEYLKRYSGEYYRRKCIGALHVWYNDQLCKDMGWNPRRKKGFFAELFEPYGPLDYVPSSAAS from the exons ATGGAGAGGCAGGTGGCAATCGTTGGAGCTGGAATAAGTGGCCTCCTTGCCTGTAAGTACACCTTGTCGAAAGGTTTCCATCCAGTTGTTTTCGAGTCCCAAAGGAGCGTTGGAGGGGTATGGACCCAAACGCTGGAGACTATAAGGCTCCAAACCCCCAAGTCAGTTTATCAGTTCTCAGATTTTCCTTGGCCATCTTCAGTCACAGATGATTTCCCTACCCAACACGACGTCTTCGATTATGTTAAGGCGTATGCACAACATTTTGACTTGCTTAAGCACATCAAATTCAACACCAAAGTTGCTGGTATTGAGTATGAAGGCCCCCCTGATGAAGAGATGCGATCTTGGAGTTTATGGGGTGGCACTGGTGAGCCCTTTAGCTCCAAAGGGAAATGGAAGGTCATCGTGGAAGACTTGGAAAGCCTTTCAACTGAG ATTTACCTAGTGGACTTTGTAATCATTTGTGTGGGGCGGTTCAGTGGTCTGCCAAACATTCCAGAATTCCCCCCAAACAAGGGCCCGGAAGCATTTCGTGGTAAGGTAATACATTCCATGGACTATGCTGCCATGGATAATGAAAAGGCTGCTGAGTTCATCAAAGGCAAACGAGTCATTGTCGTTGGGTTCCAGAAATCTGCATTGGACATTGCAATGGAGTGCACTGTTGCAAATG GGGTGGAAAATCCATGCACAGTTTTCTACAGGACTGCACACTGGAATGTCCCGGATTATCTTCCCTGGGGATTTCAACTTGGATATATGTATTTTAACCGGTTCTCAGAACTAATGGTTCATAAGCCTGGTGAAGGGCTTCTACTTGGTCTCTTAGCTACAATTCTGGCACCGCTG AGATGgtcatattcaaaatttgttgaaaGTGATATCAAAAGGAAGCTACGTTTAGCAAAGCATGGCATGGTACCCACCCATAGCTTCCTCCACGATATCAGTTCTTGCTTAATCTCAACGGTCCCAGAAAAATTCTATGACAAAgttgaagaaggaaaaatcaaacTGAAAAAGGCTCCCAGCTTTAGTTTCTGTCACAATGGCGTTCTGGTGGAAGGTGAGACTACACCTGTTGAGGCAGACGTGGTCATCATGGCCACTGGATTCAAGGGGGAGAAAAAGCTCAGAGACATTTTCGTGTCCCAAACCTTTCAGGACTACATAGCTGGATCACCTGATGCTGCAATTCCACTCTACAg GGAGTGCATTCAACCTCATATACCCCAACTAGCTGTGATCGGATTCTCTGAGAGTGTGTCGAATTTGTACACCTCAGAGATAAGATGCCGATGGCTAGCAGAACTTCTTGATGGCACATTCAAGCTGCCTAGCATCAAAGAGATGGAAAAAGATGTGACAAAATGGGATGAATACCTGAAACGATACTCGGGTGAATACTATCGTAGGAAATGCATTGGTGCTCTTCATGTTTGGTATAATGATCAACTCTGCAAAGATATGGGATGGAACCCCAGGCGGAAGAAGGGATTCTTTGCTGAACTTTTTGAGCCTTATGGTCCCTTGGATTATGTCCCCTCTTCAGCTGCCTCTTAG